One Brassica napus cultivar Da-Ae chromosome C2, Da-Ae, whole genome shotgun sequence DNA window includes the following coding sequences:
- the LOC125575351 gene encoding disease resistance protein RPS6-like, producing the protein MIEDITNDVFRKLLSTTSKECEDLVGIEDHIAEISTLLRLESEEVRMLGIWGSSGIGKTTIARALLNRFSSRFQRSIFIDMAFVSKSKNLYPSANADDYNLKSHLRKEFLSEILGEKDTKKEHVGALEERLKHRKVLIIIDDLDDPMVLDALVSQNHRFGRGSTIIMVTKDKHLLRARKVDCIYEVVLPSKDLSLKMLCRYAFSKDSPPDGLMELASEVALLAGNLPLGLKVSGSHLQGRNKEDCIDMLLRLRSGLDGRIGKTMRVSYDGLNNRKDKAIFRHIACFFNGAHINDIKELLANSDFDINIGLVNLIDKSLIQVRSGNVEMHCLLQEMGKEIVRAESNDPGEREFLVDSKDICYVLSNATGTRKILGISLDTDEIDELNVYEKAFESLHNLVFLNIYTKKRMMEEEERLHLPEGFNYFSPKLRLLLK; encoded by the exons ATGATTGAAGACATCACCAATGATGTTTTCCGTAAACTACTTTCAACTACATCGAAGGAGTGTGAGGATCTTGTTGGCATTGAAGATCATATCGCAGAGATAAGTACATTGTTACGTTTGGAGTCTGAGGAAGTCAGGATGCTTGGTATATGGGGTTCCTCTGGAATTGGCAAGACTACCATCGCAAGAGCTCTGCTGAACCGATTTTCTTCAAGGTTTCAACGAAGCATCTTTATAGACATGGCTTTCGTATCTAAGAGTAAGAACTTGTATCCTAGTGCAAATGCGGACGACTACAACCTGAAGTCGCATTTACGGAAAGAATTTCTATCTGAGATTTTGGGCGAAAAGGACACTAAGAAAGAGCATGTGGGTGCACTGGAAGAGAGGCTAAAACACCGAAAAGTTCTTATCATTATTGATGATTTGGATGATCCAATGGTGCTAGATGCCTTGGTTAGTCAAAATCATAGGTTTGGACGTGGGAGCACAATCATCATGGTCACAAAAGATAAGCATCTCTTAAGGGCACGCAAGGTTGATTGTATTTACGAGGTTGTTCTCCCATCTAAAGACCTTTCTCTTAAGATGTTATGTCGATATGCTTTCAGTAAAGATTCTCCACCTGATGGTTTGATGGAACTTGCTTCTGAAGTTGCACTGCTTGCCGGTAATCTTCCTCTGGGTCTTAAAGTTTCAGGTTCACATTTACAAGGTAGGAATAAAGAGGACTGTATTGATATGTTACTGAGGCTCCGAAGTGGCTTGGATGGACGAATTGGGAAAACAATGAGAGTCAGCTACGATGGGTTAAATAACAGAAAAGATAAAGCAATATTTCGTCATATTGCATGCTTTTTCAACGGTGCACATATCAATGACATCAAAGAGCTTCTAGCAAATAGTGACTTCGATATCAATATCGGGCTAGTCAACCTCATCGATAAGTCCCTGATACAGGTAAGATCGGGTAATGTAGAGATGCACTGTTTGCTACAAGAAATGGGTAAGGAAATTGTCCGCGCAGAGTCCAATGATCCTGGAGAACGAGAATTCCTTGTGGATTCAAAAGACATTTGCTATGTGCTTAGTAATGCCACT GGTACGAGGAAGATTTTAGGTATATCACTTGATACCGATGAGATTGATGAGTTGAATGTATACGAGAAAGCCTTTGAAAGTTTGCATAATCTCGTTTTTCTAAACATTTACACGAAGAAAAGGATgatggaggaagaagagagattgCATTTACCAGAAGGCTTCAACTATTTTTCCCCCAAACTCAGATTATTGTTGAAGTGA